Sequence from the Scomber scombrus chromosome 1, fScoSco1.1, whole genome shotgun sequence genome:
TTTCTGTTCATCGGTGCCACCGTGAAGTATTCACTTGGACAGCCTCTCAGTTTTTCCTGGTGAAGTCAGTCTCTATGCCTGGCCCTGGAACCCACATCTTCCTCCTTCAATTCACAGAATGTAACGAGGCCACTCTACAAATTCAAATTGCCTCCTTCTCCCCAAGACTATACTCAGCACTTTTaagagacttttaaaaaaagaaatgtatttttaatagatcttttgtcttttaattattttctgatgttttatgtttgttttgtcttgtagcactttgagctttgctttgtaaatgtaaagtgctttataaattaaatgtattatcattattattattattatattagattAACCAAAATGTGAACTCTTTAAGCACTAAGGGGCTGAGTTACTGTAAAGCAAGGTATCCAATTTAGGCCAGTGTTTCCCAAATGAGTCTGAAAGCCACAGCAAATAAAGAAGTTAGTAGTGTTACACTCCAGATAAGTAGAGATATTTTGATCAAACCTTAAGGAGAGCTTAGTTGGATCATAGTTCGATTACACCCGTTTCCGTCTCTTCACCTCCTAACACACTTTGTGACAGAAATTTCCCTCCAATggataaacatttaatttagagACCTGGACTGATGATGCCTAGGCAATTTCAACATTTCAGATAAAGacagaagaaacaaaacagtgaatCAGGCTGGGTTTCTCTACTGCCAGCCAAGAATAAGAAACTATGTGGACACGAATGTCATTTGACAAAGTTAATGACTGAGACTCCAAAAATGCTGCTTCTGTTACAACACGCTGAAGGCTGGACCATAATTGGGCATGTAAATGAAATCGTGAATCATCTTGTCCATTTGTTAGTTGGCAGGAAACGCCTTCATGGTAAATAACAAGCCAATGTCAACATATCATACTTTTATTGCCAATTCCTTTGCCCCAGGGTAACATCCCACATGTGGAGGGCTCAGAGTCAGAGTCAAGGTTGTATGCTCTGTCTCTGTATGGTCCAAGGAATGTAATACAGGTTGTACCTTATCAAAATCAACAATGACTCAGATCCACTCCTAGATGGACGTAATAAAGTGGTTGCTCAATGTATTTCTGTAGACTCTTTAAGGACTGAAACACAACATGCGGAAAAGGGTCATTATCTCATTGTAAATGCACCTTTTTATGCTAAGATAGCTTTACTAATGTTTGTTCTTAATAAAATCACACATGTTAATTGTTCATACATTGTTGAAAAAGGGAAAATCTTAATTAATTTGTagcactttacatttatttcctttctacattaaaacatgaataaacaaaagtcattttctttaaatgtgaagtATTCAATGACTTAAGAGACCAGCACCCACTTTATATCTGTCTACACTCATCAGATGCACTCATCTTAAAAGGTCCAATAGGTAAGAATTTAAGTGATATAATATCTGACTTTTCCCCTAGAAAACCAATACATCCtcagtttatttataatttacataTGGAATTTAATACTGTCTCTCTGCACACTGGTCTGCACTTTCGCTTTGTGTTTGTTGAAGAGGCATTGACTGTGGTATGAGAGTTTACTTGCTGGGAGTCGACTGAGCAGTTAACAGATTCTACTATGATCAGTTGTGTCCCTGCCAGGTAGCTAACCTGTCAGCAGTTTATAGATATCAAGATGATGATTTggcaggaaaaaacaaacagcagaaacatctgaaatatgtacagtatctgTGCTCTGCTTAGTCTGTACTAACAGTCAATAGCAATGTACAAAACTGTCAGTCTTGCAGGTGGCTCTGACTGTGGTTTCTTGGGTTCAAAAGTCACACAAAGTGGAACTGAGTAACATCAAGACCAAGTAATACTTCCCCAAAAgtacaaaacaatatttaaaaaaatctgcataCATTTTCAAACGTGTTAGATCTGTAtataatatttctttttttaattattttctgcaCAGAGTAAGGAGAGTTTTAGCTAGGTTTCCTTTGAACAAGGAGCACCAGTGCCAGGGATGAATGGTGGGAGGTCAAGGTTGAGCAGCTGatcagcatgtttgtgtgcttgcaTAAATAGTGCCTGGGCATCCTGAATGGCGTCCGATTTCTGCAAGATTTCTCCCAGTTTTTGTGCAGCAGTCTCATAGTCTGTGTCTGGTATCATTTTTCTCATCTGAGcctgagaaaaacagaaaaatgaagtgctgctgtgtgatttAGTGCGTCTCTGGTAAATGTGGAATATTATGACAGTCATGTAAATTGTTAtctgacacaaaaacaaagctttaaCCTGTAgctgataaaaaacaacagacgTTATAGATACCCTTATGTCACATTCTCTCTGTGCCTTTCGTAAgactttcacaattttctttcAAAATTGCACTAGACCTTCCTGTTCCTGTTGTAGTGTAGTGGAAGTGCATACTAAGACATTTTGAAATctaattcacaaaaaaaaggaaaaaaaggtgctgaaaaatatgaaaagtttGTTGTGCAACAGGTCTGTGTCATACCTGACATTGTGAAAGTGTGACACTGTTCATGTTTACCTCTAATGTGGTTTGATCCTTTTGTAGAGGTAGAGGATGTAGGTTGAGGACTGCTTGCTCAGTTATCTGTAAGATCtgaaacaggaaggaaggattaaAGAAAAGTCAGACAGATTTACTGTAGtttactacatttatttcagggaccatgtacaaaatacattgatctcaaacaaagagaaaatatgcTTTGTACCAGATTTAGCTACCTAATTTCCGTCTGTAGCCCCTGGACAGGTGAACAGAGATGTGTGTAGACTTACTTATGTCAAAGCGGCTGATATTTGTGAGGTTTCCCACTGCTGTTTCTGGGTCACCTCAATACTGATGTCAACAGTAATGaaatgacctatttaatgtattaaaatcttaaaaaccCTTTTGCCAGAGttaataaaaaatttaaaatatatattaaagaaGGAGTGTTTGGCCAATAGCTATGTTATGTAGgtaatacacaaagacagatttttaaagTGATTATTTTAAAGAATTTCTCATCCAAACAATCCACATAATGTCTGCAAGTCCAAGTATGGGCAGACTGAAAGAGGATCTGATGGATAGATTCAGTAGACCAGTAGAGGGATGGATACAAGGAAAGCCAGACCAATAATTATACCGCCTTGTCACAACATTTGTTCTTCTTGCCTCCAAATGTAAATATTGAGTTAAAAAGTCACTCATCACAAGTGTAAAAAACCCTACCTTGTTTTACCAAGGAATATGGAGAAAATTAATACCAGATACCATAAATTTAGTACACAGTTACACTGTTACGTTTATGctggttttatttgctgttgtatgAATGTTTCGCACCTCTTTAGCTTTATCCTCCTCATCTTCCACACTTGCTCTGAGTGTGCTGCATGTGTGCTCTAAAGAGACGGTCTGTTCCTCTGTCTTCTCGAGAGCACTGACCACATCCATCAAGTCTTCCTGAAAACCCAGAAACACAGTGAGACATCAAGTAACACGAACAGAAACCACTTCCACTGATATATCAGATTATTAAATACGCCGATTTACACACATATCCGTATGCACTTTTCAAGGTAGTTTCACTGTATAGCAGCCTCAGAAGGagaatatacattttcaaaacgtatattattttattattggatTACCTTGTcgtttattgtatttttattattgattaattccTCAATTATTTTTGGGATAAtctattaaacattttatcttatttttgtccaaccaacaaaGGTACAAAGGTTTACTATTTCAAATTGTGGAGAAATGAGTGGAAAATAGTggagaaaagctgcaaatctGAAGCTGAAACCTATGGAGGCGTAAAAAATtcaattgagaaaaaaatacctgctctgtttttctgaattaataAGATAACTCAAAATCCCAGGAGAGGCTCTCTGGGCTTTTTTGGTTCATCATTTAGCCTCTCGTGGTCTTGTCATTTAAAGTATTTGCCTGTTCTGTTCATCACAAGCAATAAAATAGATTGCCTATCATAAAACTGTGtctattttaaacaaaaacttaTTTGTACATTGTTAAATGTGGTCTATACGGTAAAATatcaaagtacacacacacacacacaattatggTTATGGATTAATTATAAGTCAGTAGCCGGGTTTACATGGAGCCTAATATTCCGATTAGAATTGGTTTAGAAGCACAAACCGAATGAAAATGTTCCATGTAAACACCTCAATCGGAATAAACAGGCCCAAACCGAATGGAATTTCATTTGGTTTCAGAGGGGTAGAATATTCCTTTTCCCAAACCGATCAAAGGTAAAAGTTTATCATGTAAACGGTGAAACGGAAAATTTGTGTCACTGCGTTGTTTCTGCGCATGCTCCGCCTTGACGTAGCCTAAATGCACAGTGATGTTTCCTCACTTGTAGATATGGCGGATTCCAAGTAGAGCAACTGGTCCACGGCGGAGAGCTTGCTTCTAATtcaaactcaaaaaaaaaaattgtattatcGCACATTtagatggaagaaaaacaagaaatactgAACTGTTCAAAAAAGTCCATGAAAAACTGAACGAAGCCGGGATAGACCATAAACAACAGCAACTAATGTGCTAATCAGTTGACAGATCTCCATCTTTGGTGAATCACGTGATGTTTACATCAATCTTTGCATGTCACACAGCTGAAAAACGTCTGTTTTGATTAAATGCGGTGGCGCATGTAAACACCAGATCGGAATAGATCACGTCACATGTAAACAGTTGTCCTGAAATCTTCAATcggaataaaaaaaagtttccatgTATACCTGCCTAATTAGTAGATGATTGtatgataatgtttttttggtgCTTCTTAATTTATTCAAagattggtcaaatttgacccgcaAACACTAAGGGTGTAAACACTTTTCAAACACAAAAGGAGGGTTCAGTAATCGATAGATGGTATCGTTATTAGTTTGtcgacttttttttatttggaattTCCACAAACAGGATTTTGAGGTATCTCGTTAATTCATTAAAACAGAGCAGAATTACTTTtctcaaatgaatgaatgcaaaACAGCACACATGAAGTAGCAACGTCTTACTATGCCCTCCTCCTAACCCACACACAGGGTGTCTCACCTCCAGCGAGTGCAGAGTTTTCTTTCCAGCCACAGACTTCTTGGCCTCCTCCTGGTGGCGGTGAGATGAATGATCCAATTCTTTTTGATTCTGCACTTGAACTTTGAGATGTGCACAGTGAGTAAGGaacctggtttggaaaatatATCAGCAAAAGTGTTAACTGCCAAAAATAAAGGGCACCTTGGTACATATTTGGCAATTTAAGGTTCTCTCTTCAAAACTTTGAGTGGATGATCTTTGAATCAATACTGGTGGATCAGATTGAGGATTGGGCTGGGAGAAAACCCAATGTTAGTTTTCCAATGTAATGTGAAACAGTGGAACACAGTTCACTGCATTGAACATTATATTTGGCAATTGTATTAAAATGCAGCATAGACAAATATCACCCACCTTTTATCAtctcaagtttgttttttttgcaaccCACGACAACACTATCTTAAAAACTTTATAATGACAATTTACTTGATTAAAGGACACAGTAAGAATAACTCAAAGCAGATTAAAACTAGAAGCAATGCCGTGCAACAAAACTAATCACAAAATTAATGTATCACAAGTTATATGCCGCTATACACATTAAGCCTAATGAATAGTGGATGAAGTGTCactttccatgtttttttctcttaccaTAATATATGATAACACTTGAAATCAAGGACAATCTCTTGCTGAAATACATGCCCATAGCATTACAGCACCTTCCTTTAGAGACACAGCCAACAACCTTCTCCTACTGATTAAACATATAACTGGAGGAGTTAGTGAATATCTAACCATTACAAAGCATTACTGCCATTTATTTACATCCAAATTTGCACATTCTTCCTCACCTGTTTTTCACTATGTTTAGATGCTCCtggctctctttcttttctgtccgTCTCAAGGCAAGAGTTGATCTGTGGACACAGAAAAAAGTGTCATTGcaaagttgatttatttttctatattttctattattaatgagcactaattgaaaaaaatacatattatacatacatatgtcaataataatgaaaataatgccTTTCAGAGTAACAACATGAGCCACACAGGTAGTAAAAGTGCTCATTTACATGGTGATACTCACAGTATGGACATGTTCATTAAGTTCTCCAGAGCAATGATGGCTGACTTTGATAAGTTttcctgacttttgacttttttgggGACTGAAGATGATCCTTCAGCTATTCAAGACACAGACAGGAGTaccacaaaaagagaaaaacatcagGGTTAGTGAAAATCTTACAGCTAACTTACTGCATCAATATCATTGGAGCTAGCTGCATCATACACAGACATGATGACaaataaagtgtcttagtaTGGTTTTGGGCCACTACACAATACCACAAAAGCTTCAGTGTCTTGGCATTGATTCaacagtctctgaactctactggagggataaacaccattcttccaaaaaaTATTCCCTAATTTGGTGTTTTAATTATGAAGGGTGGAAAGCTGTGTCTAACACATCGGTCTCCCACACATTGTCAACTGGATTgattcacattattttcataCTCGTCataccattcagtgacccctcgtgACATATGACTGGGGGCATTGTCTTCCTTGAAGAGACCACTCTCATCAGgacagaaatgttaaaacacaAGATGTGGCAGATGGCCACCCACTTAGAGCCTGGGTCTGCCTGAGATTTAttcccgttaaaagggagtttttccttgccgctgtcgccaagtgcttgctcatgtgggaatttTGGGTCTCTTTAATCTAAATTTAAATAGTATGCacctagacctgctctatatgtaaagtgctttgagattacttttgattgattgattgattgacttagGGCAGCtgtgatttgcagtgaccctgCTCTCTAAGGGGACAAGAGGACCCAAATCATGTTGGCAAAATGCCCCCTACATCACAAAAGAGTTACCGGATCCCCTCACGGTAGGGGATCAGAACAGTGCCTATGGTTTTTGGATCAAATGTGCATTTATCTTTGTAATGACACAGTCACAGTGACCatctttcaaagtcacttagatATTTTTCTCTTGCCAGACATGAAATCAGAATACACTGGCTCTGCTCAGCTATTTTTATAAATGACTGAGAGCATGATTTAATGTTATGGTTGCTTAATTGTACCATGTAGAGCACCTGTGTAGAAACACCTGCATTCATCGTGTTACTCTTCTAATTTATTCAGGGTTTTTTCCTTTGACACACGTCTGTATTCGTACATCTTAAGAAACAGGACACTGGACTAAAATAGCTGCTTTAACCTTTCCgtttctgtgctgtttttgGGTGagtgctgttgccatggtgaccgTCACTCGGCTCCGGATCCTGTAGTAACACACATTGGAGCGGATGGAACAGATTAAGTTTAGCAGATAGCGAGTTAACCAAagtgataataaactgatgCAGACATGTGAGGGCTTTCATTATCTTACCCGATGCTGCGGTGCTTGTTTACTCGTCGTCTTGTCtgattttgtcttgtttttcaggTTTGGTACTTTTGATGCGGCCCGGTTAGAGCCTCGCGCGGGCTTCATATCTGAGTTGACTTACGTAAATGTAGCTAATATAACAGCTAACGTTAATGTAATAACGCTCGGCTCGGCTAAATAAACCAACACCAGCAGTAAAGTATTGACGTTAGATATATAATGAGTCTTTGTGGTGAAAAGGAAGCATCTAAAACAAGTTAATCTCAAACAAACTGGACGTGTTTCCGATTTCGCGCTGTTGTTTTCGAACAGTTCAATGCGCAACACGCATGCGCGAAATTTGTATTTGGTTTAGTTATACCCTAAGTAGTGCCTGTCAGGCACATATTCCTCTCGGCCATCCACTAAACGTTTTAATAGCCTAACCGAATATCAGTCAGACACGTTTGCACACTCCATTGACTATTTTAACTCAATCCAATACAACTTCCAATCTTGTGATACGAAAGTAAATCGCTACCTGCAAGGCCAAAAACGGGGCACACAAATTAAAAGTTCACCATGGTGGATTGAGAACATTATGGGTCACAATTCTCTCTATAATCAGGGGCGATTGTATGATCAggcctttaggggggctcagctcctaaggagaatttgacatacaatgcccttcaagtatttaaaaaaaaaaaaaagtaatttattcatttttagggGTGCACCTTCAGCAGCTATAACTgttaacatgctgcttacacaatgatgcttcagtattaataatctaattatgtcatataaaatatatcagtgAGTGGGACAAAATGATTACTCTTACTTTAATATTTGgaagtacattttgctgccaATACTTAGTTTTACTTAAGAAGGATTTTTCATgtaggacttttacttgtaatggagtatttttacactaCTTGGTTctttatacctggtgcagtgatgtttttaattaacattgtTCTTGACTGCTGAATGTTGTAGATTGTatgattgatgttgatgtggtgcCTTGCACTTATCTTGTACTGCCGGAATCTGTGTTTCCTTGCCACATGCTGGCTGTCTTTGTGTGaaggtgacattcaatttcTAATAGAGGTAATAAAGTACCTCTTAACTCTTAACTTAACTTTAGTAaaagatctgaatacttcttccactgcTGTTCATACTGTTGGCAGGTTACTGTCAAAACTGTGCAGGAAGATTTACAGACATGAATGTGCTAAAAAATAAACCTACATACCTATTAACTACAAAAATTAGGACATTTTCTCTCATAGCATCTCTGGATACAAATCATTTGTGATTGTAACAGTATTGTTGCTTTGCTGCCtgtgaaatgtgacttttaaataaaagttattgTAACAAGTATTACTGGAACAGCAGCTCCCATCTCAGTTGTGTACTAGTTTTTTTTGGCTTGCCCATGATAAGCACATAATGTtcttaatgatttaaaaaaaaaagtttctttgtTTCACAATATAGTTTCATCAAGGAAATTAACAATCAGCACTACAGTTGGAACTAACACGTATTTTCatgacagaaaatacagaaaaatgccCACTATAATTTCTAAAAGTTTGAGTCCATAGCCAAAGATATTCACTATCTTATcatgtatcatttaaaaaaaacttcctattctcacatttgagaagctacaATCACTGAATATTTGGTGATATTGCTTTTAAAATTACTAACACAATTAtttgatcatcaaaatagtttccaattaattttctgacaaccaactaattgattaaatcAAGTAATCGTTGCAAGTCTAATCAGCACTGTTCTTCAAAATGCAGGTGTACTTTATTAATTACGGACATCATCACTATTAAACTTATTAACCAACTTAAATAGGGTAAATACTTATGCAATCAACTATTTTTTGTTATAAATCTACTAATTAAATCTGTTGAGAGTCTGGTTTTACTGATaagacaaaaagacattttaattcaatattgTTCCAATCCTTGTTCCACCATTAATACCACCATAGAAACTGCAGTACATAATGAAGTTGATCAGGTTtgtaaacaaaaggaaaaaaacatcctttcaacaaaaagtcaaattaaaatagAGTTGAgtacaaaaaaggaaagaagattcACAAATTCGCCTGAAAATCTAAATGTTTGGATGACACAGTAGGCTATTAGTTTCTGTCCTTCAGGTCCATCACACCCTCCCAGGGAAGTGGAATTTGCCTTTGAAGCGTCCATGGTTGTTCAGGTCAAAGGGGCTAAGGACCCTCCTCATACCCATCATATTGCCCCACGCTATCTCTTTGAAGGTCCAGGGATTCTGATTGTTCTGCTCCATATCAGCCTGCTTCTGTTGCATGACTGCAAGGCTCTCTCTGCTCATCACCTGTAGGTAACACAACATACAAGAAATTATTAGGTTATTAATAGGTTACTTGCACTACTTTACATGAGCagatatttaaactttaattaaatcAACTCAAAATTCAGTCTGATTAAATCCAGTTTTGTTCATAAAGCATCGATTCCCACAATATCTTTCTGAATGTGAAAATTCACACTCTAAACTTTCAATACATGTTGGCTAATCTGTAAGAACTGATTCCTTAAGTATACAGTGTCATCACTTTTAGACAAAAGTGATCATATCGAGTTAACTAAAAATTTCAGAACACATTAGATTGACAAAAAGATGGGCAAAGTCCCGTATATACAGTATCTGTAATCTCACCTTGGCAGGGAAGGGCATCTTCTTTGCCACTTCAGTCAAGATGTGCTGAATCTCCCCCAGCTCAACCTTTCCTCCCACTTCCACGATAAGACGACCATACTTGATAGGTGTCACATAGTGGTCGATGGCTCCTTTGCCCCCACCCATGCGGTGTCCCAGACTTTTACGTGTGACTGGCTTAAATGGGCTATTGATACGCCAGCGGGCAAATGTGGTCCGGGGATCCATTTTGCGGTTGATGGTTAGACGCATCATCTCCATGTGACCCCAGTGGAGGTAGCCTCCTCCCAGAGCCTGAGCATCAGAGGAAGAGAAGTTACTTTCATATGCTATGATAAACATTTTGTACTCAATAGTTAatactagggctgcaactaataattatcttcatcattgattcatttttttaaccatttgcTTCATTAATCTGtaagttgtttggtctataaaacagtaaaaatgtccaTTCCCAAAGCCCCGGGTAaaacctcaaatgtctttttttgtcctgaccaatggtccacaacccaaagttatttagtttactgtcacagaggactgAAGAAATCAgataataatcacattttagaaACTGGAAACAgatcattttgattttttttttcaaaaaaattgtttacgattaatttaatagttggcaataatcaattaattgactaatttttgcaaatttaataaaaacatctatTTTGCATAactataaagaaaaatatgtcagaTATCACCAACAGTATTTATGGATGATAAATGTACTCACGACAATAGCGTACTCTCCAGTCGTGAAATCAGTTCCTGTCTTAGCTGGGCCTTGGATATCCCGCAGCTTCTTCATCTCTTTCCTGGCCTTTTTAAAGTTAGGCACCTTTTTCATAAA
This genomic interval carries:
- the cenpq gene encoding centromere protein Q, producing MKPARGSNRAASKVPNLKNKTKSDKTTSKQAPQHRDPEPSDGHHGNSTHPKTAQKRKAEGSSSVPKKVKSQENLSKSAIIALENLMNMSILSTLALRRTEKKESQEHLNIVKNRFLTHCAHLKVQVQNQKELDHSSHRHQEEAKKSVAGKKTLHSLEEDLMDVVSALEKTEEQTVSLEHTCSTLRASVEDEEDKAKEILQITEQAVLNLHPLPLQKDQTTLEAQMRKMIPDTDYETAAQKLGEILQKSDAIQDAQALFMQAHKHADQLLNLDLPPFIPGTGAPCSKET
- the mrpl16 gene encoding 39S ribosomal protein L16, mitochondrial; protein product: MMSFIKTAVGGLTGICRVHGHQQGLLHSHLKILAAGLKTYEIPPDYRDVVLPEKPKLKFMKKVPNFKKARKEMKKLRDIQGPAKTGTDFTTGEYAIVALGGGYLHWGHMEMMRLTINRKMDPRTTFARWRINSPFKPVTRKSLGHRMGGGKGAIDHYVTPIKYGRLIVEVGGKVELGEIQHILTEVAKKMPFPAKVMSRESLAVMQQKQADMEQNNQNPWTFKEIAWGNMMGMRRVLSPFDLNNHGRFKGKFHFPGRV